The Amycolatopsis coloradensis sequence GCCACGGTCTATCTCTGGTGCACTGCGTGTCTGCACGGCATTCAGATCTCGCGTGCCCGCGCTCCGGAAGGGATGACGCTGTACCAGATCAAGGATCCGGCGTCGGCCGACGGGATTCCCGACTTCGTCCGGCATCAGCCCTGAGCGTGCTCGCTGAATTCGGCGGGCTGAGATCCCTGCCGTTAATCAGAAACCGACGGTCGCTTTCTGGATCTTCACCGGCTTCGCGGGCAGCCCGTCGGCGGGTCCGTTCGGATCGGTCGGGATGATGCCGTTCGCCACGATCCGGTCCAGCACCTCCATACCGCGCACGACCTTGCCCATCACCGAGTAGTTCTTCGGGATGTTCGCGAACGAGTGCACGATGAAGAACTCGCTGCCGTTGGTGCCGGGACCCTGGTTGCCCATGGCGATGGTGCCGCGCTCGTAGGTTTCGGTGCCGTCGACCTCGTCCGGGAATTTGTAGCCCGGCCCGCCCTTCTCGGCTTCGTAGATGTCGCCGCACTGAAGGACACCGAGGCGCGACGAGTTCGTCAGGCGCCAGCACTGGCTGTGGTCGTAGAAGCGCTGCAGGGCCAGGCTCGCCAGGTTGTGGACGGCGCACGGGGCGGCGCCGGCGCGGTTCAGCCGGACGGTCACCGGGCCGTAGTTGAAGCGG is a genomic window containing:
- a CDS encoding peptidylprolyl isomerase; its protein translation is MKLRWGVTAVVSALAAVLLPGIATAAPASSVPIVRCEFTPTPENPAARPVLRPLPFAFTRGTVDVTFRFNYGPVTVRLNRAGAAPCAVHNLASLALQRFYDHSQCWRLTNSSRLGVLQCGDIYEAEKGGPGYKFPDEVDGTETYERGTIAMGNQGPGTNGSEFFIVHSFANIPKNYSVMGKVVRGMEVLDRIVANGIIPTDPNGPADGLPAKPVKIQKATVGF